The DNA segment TAACCAAATACCCTATTAAAACAGAGAAATTTTTTAATAAAATATGGAAGAATTGATATATCAAGAAAGGTTTGAAATTGAAGTTTTAGAAAAACTTAATAGTGGCAGATTTTTAGATACTATTGTTTTTTATGGTGGAACAATGTTAAGGTTATGTTATGGTTTAGACAGGTTCTCAACAGACCTTGATTTTTTTCTACTTGAAGAAATTAATTCAAAAGAATATTTTAATTTATTGTACAAGTTTTTTTCAAAGAATTACATAATTAAAGATAGAGCAGATAAGAGAAATACAATCCTTTTTGAGATAGGGAAAGAAAAGTTTAAGAGAGGGTTAAAAATAGAGATAAGAAAAGAAGTAAAAGGTGTCGTTCCTGAAAAAATGATATCATATTCACCTTATTCGACTACTCAGGTTATACTAAATACCGCAAAACTTAAAGATATGATGACTTTCAAAATTGAGGCGTTTTTAGATAGAGGAGAAATAAGGGATGCTTACGATATAGAATTTCTGCTCAAAAAAGGAGTGTCATTAAATATCGGTAGCAAGGAATCAGAATCTTTAATCAAAAAACTGAATGGACTGACAGAAAAAGATTTTAAGATGAAACTCTTTCCTTTGATAGATAAAGAAAAACGTGATTATTATCTTACCAACAGATTTAAGATTTTAAATACTGCTCTGTAATCCCTCCCCATATTTTTGTGG comes from the bacterium genome and includes:
- a CDS encoding nucleotidyl transferase AbiEii/AbiGii toxin family protein, which translates into the protein MEELIYQERFEIEVLEKLNSGRFLDTIVFYGGTMLRLCYGLDRFSTDLDFFLLEEINSKEYFNLLYKFFSKNYIIKDRADKRNTILFEIGKEKFKRGLKIEIRKEVKGVVPEKMISYSPYSTTQVILNTAKLKDMMTFKIEAFLDRGEIRDAYDIEFLLKKGVSLNIGSKESESLIKKLNGLTEKDFKMKLFPLIDKEKRDYYLTNRFKILNTAL